In one window of uncultured Acetobacteroides sp. DNA:
- a CDS encoding DUF488 domain-containing protein: protein MNLKRVYEKPEMEDGMRILVDRLWPRGLTKERARIDLWLKGIAPSTELRKWFGHDPAKWEQFKELYHRELEANAEQVSILKDQLKGGTVTLLYAAKDVEHNEALVLKEWLSR, encoded by the coding sequence ATGAATCTTAAAAGAGTGTATGAAAAGCCTGAAATGGAAGACGGTATGCGTATCCTCGTGGATAGGCTTTGGCCAAGAGGACTGACCAAGGAAAGGGCCCGCATAGACTTATGGCTAAAGGGAATTGCGCCCAGCACCGAACTTCGTAAATGGTTTGGGCACGATCCTGCGAAGTGGGAGCAGTTCAAGGAGCTTTACCATCGCGAGCTTGAAGCAAATGCTGAGCAGGTTTCCATTTTGAAGGATCAACTGAAAGGGGGGACGGTAACGTTGCTCTATGCTGCAAAAGATGTAGAGCATAACGAGGCGCTTGTTCTCAAAGAATGGCTTAGTCGCTAG
- a CDS encoding carboxymuconolactone decarboxylase family protein — translation MKGDQLYPESSRENVKKRAELAPEISEAFVGFSKAVYKEGALSEKTKQLIAVAVAHVTQCPYCIRSHTRLAMRKGASKEEIMEAIWVATEMRAGAAYSHAALAVDEMDQVKP, via the coding sequence ATGAAAGGCGATCAGCTTTATCCCGAATCGTCAAGAGAAAACGTTAAAAAGAGAGCCGAACTTGCGCCTGAGATCTCGGAAGCCTTCGTAGGCTTTAGCAAGGCAGTATATAAGGAGGGCGCACTATCCGAAAAAACGAAGCAGCTTATAGCAGTTGCGGTGGCGCATGTAACCCAATGCCCATACTGCATACGCTCGCATACACGGTTGGCAATGCGTAAGGGGGCCAGCAAGGAGGAGATCATGGAAGCCATTTGGGTGGCTACCGAAATGCGGGCAGGTGCCGCCTACTCCCATGCAGCCCTTGCTGTCGATGAAATGGATCAGGTGAAGCCATAA
- a CDS encoding VIT domain-containing protein, whose product MKVRILLLFAIGTFAWYGSAAQISIKSGSNTENPIKITDLSIKVKVVGNIATTSFEMTVTNTSKRTLEGELSLPLNGDQDICRYALDVNGKLREGVPVEKIKARQTFEAIVRRGVDPGLVQKTKGNIFKTKIYPITPNGKRTVAIGITETLTAKNGKLLYSLPLEGIDTVGHFTVDVAVVKGSTSQTPSTDGGFSTISFDNQENTYNLSFKRDSYRPEKAISFAVPQFNTSKEQLYTTEFEGKTFFYLYAQAPLLAQQTKPTPSTIAVYWDNSSSADRRAIDKELQLLEVYLNRLKGAKQVVVYTFNHEVAVPKTFTVADNAAPLIAYLKSVKNDGATRLDNISFSSKASEILLFTDGINTISTDEVKLPSVPVYTFISAAGCNTSMLRYIANKTNGEAINLQNQQVEAAVIPMLGNNERFVGVTYDKTKMQDVYPTTSQSINGSICLSGILLSDKATLTVNYGNKQGVTQSQAFSISKDAPQDASVVRVWAKMKIAELDTRYEQNKEEIAELGQKFGIVTRNTSFLVLESINDYVQYGIEPPAELRAEYNQIMANRPKPSSDGSENIVTQNAQYVKMLSDWYNAKPAVKPIKKKHRTGKRGGRVRFSPPVIRSDEEVTEGEEMNSQDTLNAAPLDENVGQEIVATPVEAVREIAQEEEPAFQAVEQVAARKSEEPIEVVVAGYSNTSKKEKPQSIALQPWMPDAPYLRVLRETVTDKLDSTYFALKANNADRPAFFIEVSDFFFKKEMKATGIRVLLSLLEMDAENPELLKIAAHRLVQEGDYADAILIYQEVKKLRPEEPQSYRDLAVAYELSGQYQNALDLYCYIMGKSWGRFDIIKEVILNEMNALIAAHRKKLDISNVEPSYIMPMSENVRIVMDWSTNDNDIDLWVDDPSKERCMYSHKRTEAGGKISADFTGGYGPEEFIIKKAIPGEYKVFTNYFSDGRQSLTGPVTIYLTLYTNYGTPKQVRKSIAVQLKDHKESISIGSITFTPGK is encoded by the coding sequence ATGAAGGTAAGGATACTCCTACTCTTTGCCATTGGCACCTTTGCGTGGTATGGCTCTGCAGCCCAAATCAGCATTAAGTCGGGCAGCAACACCGAAAACCCCATCAAGATTACCGATCTCTCCATAAAGGTTAAGGTGGTGGGTAACATTGCCACCACCAGCTTCGAGATGACGGTAACCAACACCTCCAAGCGCACGCTGGAGGGCGAGCTCTCGCTTCCGCTTAATGGCGATCAGGACATCTGCCGCTATGCGCTCGACGTTAACGGTAAGCTGCGCGAGGGCGTTCCCGTCGAAAAGATTAAGGCTCGGCAAACCTTCGAGGCCATCGTACGCCGTGGCGTAGATCCCGGACTGGTTCAAAAGACCAAAGGCAACATCTTTAAGACAAAGATCTACCCCATTACCCCCAACGGTAAGCGCACCGTTGCCATCGGCATAACCGAAACGCTTACCGCCAAGAATGGCAAGCTGCTCTACTCGCTTCCGCTGGAGGGGATAGACACCGTTGGCCACTTTACCGTAGATGTTGCCGTAGTAAAAGGCAGCACCAGCCAAACGCCTAGTACCGATGGAGGCTTCTCCACCATCAGCTTCGACAACCAGGAGAATACCTACAACCTTAGTTTTAAGCGCGACAGCTATAGGCCCGAAAAGGCGATAAGCTTCGCGGTTCCCCAGTTTAACACGTCAAAGGAGCAGCTCTACACCACCGAGTTCGAGGGTAAAACCTTCTTCTACCTATACGCACAGGCTCCCTTGCTGGCGCAGCAGACCAAGCCAACGCCAAGCACCATTGCCGTGTACTGGGATAACTCCTCATCGGCAGATCGCCGAGCCATCGACAAGGAGCTGCAGCTGCTGGAGGTCTACCTCAATAGGCTAAAAGGAGCCAAGCAGGTGGTGGTCTACACCTTTAACCACGAAGTGGCAGTTCCCAAAACGTTTACCGTTGCCGACAATGCCGCTCCCCTTATCGCCTACCTGAAATCGGTAAAGAACGATGGGGCAACGCGCCTCGACAATATCAGCTTCAGCAGTAAGGCAAGCGAGATTTTGCTGTTTACCGATGGGATAAACACCATCTCTACGGATGAGGTTAAGCTGCCATCCGTTCCCGTTTACACCTTTATATCTGCTGCAGGCTGCAACACCAGCATGCTAAGGTATATTGCCAATAAAACCAACGGCGAAGCTATCAACCTACAAAATCAGCAGGTCGAAGCGGCTGTTATTCCAATGCTCGGCAACAACGAGCGCTTTGTTGGCGTAACCTACGATAAGACCAAGATGCAGGATGTTTACCCAACAACCTCGCAGTCCATAAATGGAAGCATTTGCCTAAGCGGCATACTTCTTAGCGATAAGGCTACGCTAACCGTTAATTACGGTAATAAGCAGGGGGTAACTCAGTCTCAAGCATTCAGCATTAGTAAAGATGCACCCCAAGATGCTTCGGTAGTACGCGTTTGGGCAAAGATGAAGATCGCCGAGCTGGACACCCGCTACGAGCAGAATAAGGAGGAGATAGCCGAGCTCGGACAAAAGTTTGGCATTGTAACCCGTAATACCTCCTTCCTGGTGCTCGAAAGCATTAACGACTACGTACAGTACGGCATTGAGCCACCTGCCGAGCTTCGTGCCGAGTACAACCAGATTATGGCTAACCGCCCAAAACCTTCTTCGGATGGATCGGAGAACATTGTCACTCAGAATGCGCAGTACGTAAAAATGCTAAGCGATTGGTATAATGCTAAACCAGCGGTAAAACCTATCAAGAAGAAGCATAGGACAGGAAAACGAGGAGGACGCGTAAGATTCTCACCTCCTGTAATTAGGTCCGATGAGGAGGTGACAGAGGGCGAAGAGATGAATTCGCAAGACACGTTAAACGCAGCACCACTAGATGAAAATGTTGGACAGGAAATTGTAGCAACTCCTGTAGAAGCAGTAAGAGAGATTGCACAAGAGGAGGAACCCGCCTTTCAAGCGGTAGAGCAAGTAGCAGCACGTAAAAGCGAAGAACCAATCGAAGTTGTAGTAGCGGGGTATAGCAATACCTCGAAAAAGGAAAAGCCTCAATCTATCGCGCTACAACCTTGGATGCCCGATGCTCCTTACCTCCGCGTGCTTCGCGAAACAGTTACCGATAAGCTCGATTCCACCTACTTTGCGCTAAAGGCAAATAATGCAGATCGTCCTGCCTTCTTTATTGAGGTTTCCGACTTCTTCTTCAAGAAAGAGATGAAGGCAACGGGCATCAGAGTTCTGTTAAGCTTACTCGAAATGGATGCAGAGAATCCGGAGCTGCTAAAGATTGCCGCCCACCGTTTAGTGCAGGAGGGCGACTACGCCGATGCCATCCTTATTTACCAAGAGGTAAAGAAGTTACGCCCCGAAGAGCCTCAATCGTACCGCGACCTAGCAGTAGCCTACGAGTTGAGCGGACAATACCAAAATGCACTCGACCTCTACTGCTATATAATGGGCAAGAGCTGGGGCCGATTCGACATTATTAAGGAGGTTATCCTAAACGAGATGAACGCGCTTATTGCCGCACATCGTAAAAAACTCGACATCTCCAACGTAGAACCTTCGTACATAATGCCAATGTCCGAAAATGTTCGCATTGTAATGGATTGGAGCACCAACGACAACGATATCGATCTTTGGGTAGATGATCCTTCAAAAGAGCGATGCATGTATAGCCACAAACGTACCGAGGCTGGAGGGAAGATATCGGCAGACTTTACCGGCGGATACGGTCCCGAAGAGTTTATCATCAAAAAGGCAATCCCCGGCGAGTATAAGGTTTTCACCAACTACTTCTCCGATGGAAGACAAAGCCTTACTGGTCCAGTTACCATCTACCTTACCCTTTACACCAACTACGGAACACCTAAACAGGTAAGAAAAAGCATTGCCGTACAGCTTAAGGATCATAAGGAAAGCATCTCCATTGGTAGCATAACCTTTACTCCCGGTAAATAA
- a CDS encoding KAP family NTPase, which translates to MKQKISSDKPVSLKIQDRFQRYDFSKRVAEKIVNSTDNDSIVIGIYGAWGEGKTSVINFIEHELGTNEDIIPIRFNPWRFTEEATLLVSFFNKLALEVKKSFPEPKTEKIGFIERTKEKWNDRKGPLKTNKETIGDIIEKYGKIVSIFGAGEAAESIGKVLSNVDIETLKERFEKLLLESNKKIVIFIDDIDRLDKQEIHAIFRLVKLTADFSNTIYILSFDQEMVASAIGERFGQGDKQAGLNFLEKIIQVPLKIPQAQPDALKQYCFELVDNAINESGIILSEDDVQRFVSEFVGNVLLRLSTPRLAVRYGNTLSFSFPLLKGEVNMVDLMLVESLKIFYPGYYEFLKQNSNYFLASYDSLYNRYANDKETRKKELQEHLEILGKDLSKREKEAIFSLLKGLFPRLKEAFENTFYHKGPEEWYKEKRIVSPDYFKRYFSYAVLKGEISDAQFDSFITTVKEKTQTEIIISFKKLIESSSTNNFLHKIRSFEEDLDWETSKKLALSIGRSGDIFPEDHSVFNFGFDQPNSQAAIFIYQLIKKHDNQKEKLDLAIELMQTSQPFEFAQNINYWLRTGKTEEEKTFSIDEYNTLALVSIERALEEAGEIPFFEKYQEQTWYLLESWSEIKPKEFNKYIRNILSENPLKVQKLIEVFTPEVSSTSHPAPYKSNFKKEHYDRFKQFFDKDFIFKLIMENYGVEINKEGVQFNDYENTQTGINILRQYKHWYEKENEVTIEEKE; encoded by the coding sequence ATGAAACAAAAAATATCTTCAGACAAACCAGTTTCTTTAAAAATCCAAGACAGATTTCAGAGATATGATTTTTCAAAGCGTGTCGCAGAAAAAATTGTCAATTCTACTGATAACGACTCTATTGTAATTGGAATATATGGAGCTTGGGGAGAGGGGAAAACTTCTGTAATAAACTTCATTGAACATGAACTGGGAACAAATGAAGATATTATTCCTATTCGCTTTAATCCTTGGAGATTTACCGAGGAAGCAACATTGTTAGTTTCATTCTTTAATAAACTCGCTTTAGAAGTTAAAAAATCCTTTCCCGAGCCAAAAACAGAAAAAATAGGATTTATTGAAAGAACGAAGGAAAAATGGAATGATCGCAAAGGACCGTTAAAAACCAATAAAGAAACAATTGGTGATATTATTGAAAAATATGGGAAAATTGTATCCATTTTTGGTGCGGGAGAAGCAGCTGAATCTATAGGCAAAGTCCTGTCAAATGTTGATATTGAAACTTTAAAAGAAAGGTTTGAGAAGTTATTGCTTGAAAGCAATAAAAAAATCGTAATCTTCATTGACGATATCGACAGGCTTGATAAACAAGAAATTCATGCAATTTTCCGATTAGTAAAATTAACCGCTGACTTCTCGAATACAATCTATATTCTCTCTTTCGACCAAGAAATGGTTGCATCTGCAATTGGAGAAAGATTTGGACAAGGAGACAAACAAGCGGGATTAAATTTTCTTGAAAAAATAATTCAGGTTCCTTTAAAAATTCCACAAGCACAACCAGATGCTTTAAAGCAATATTGCTTTGAACTTGTTGACAATGCAATCAATGAAAGCGGAATTATCCTATCGGAAGATGATGTACAAAGGTTTGTTTCTGAATTTGTTGGCAATGTATTGTTACGGCTTTCAACACCCCGTTTAGCAGTGAGATATGGAAATACTTTATCTTTCTCATTTCCATTACTAAAAGGTGAAGTAAATATGGTTGATTTAATGTTAGTTGAATCTTTAAAGATTTTCTATCCGGGCTATTACGAGTTTTTAAAACAAAACTCAAATTATTTTTTAGCATCTTATGATTCTTTATATAACAGATATGCAAATGACAAGGAAACAAGAAAAAAAGAACTTCAAGAACACTTGGAAATACTTGGAAAAGATTTAAGCAAGCGGGAAAAGGAAGCCATATTTTCTTTATTAAAAGGTTTATTCCCAAGACTTAAAGAAGCCTTTGAAAATACATTTTATCATAAGGGACCAGAAGAGTGGTATAAAGAAAAAAGAATTGTTTCACCTGACTATTTTAAGCGATATTTTTCATATGCGGTGCTTAAAGGTGAAATCTCAGATGCTCAGTTTGATAGTTTTATTACTACCGTTAAAGAAAAAACGCAAACAGAAATAATTATATCCTTCAAAAAACTTATTGAATCAAGTTCAACTAATAACTTTTTGCATAAAATAAGAAGTTTTGAAGAGGACTTAGATTGGGAAACATCAAAGAAGTTGGCTTTAAGTATAGGACGCTCAGGTGATATTTTTCCAGAAGACCACTCTGTATTTAACTTTGGCTTTGACCAACCAAATTCTCAAGCTGCAATTTTTATTTACCAACTTATAAAAAAGCATGATAATCAGAAAGAAAAATTAGATCTTGCAATTGAGTTAATGCAAACTTCTCAACCATTTGAATTTGCTCAAAATATAAATTATTGGCTTAGGACTGGCAAAACGGAGGAGGAAAAAACATTCAGTATAGATGAATATAATACCCTTGCACTTGTCTCAATAGAACGAGCACTTGAAGAGGCAGGAGAAATTCCTTTTTTTGAAAAATACCAAGAACAAACTTGGTATCTTTTAGAATCATGGTCTGAAATTAAACCAAAAGAGTTCAATAAGTACATTAGAAATATTTTATCTGAAAATCCTCTAAAAGTTCAAAAATTGATTGAAGTTTTTACTCCAGAGGTAAGTAGTACAAGTCATCCAGCTCCATACAAATCAAACTTCAAAAAAGAACACTATGATAGATTCAAACAATTCTTTGATAAGGATTTTATTTTCAAATTAATAATGGAAAATTATGGTGTAGAAATTAATAAAGAAGGAGTTCAATTTAATGACTATGAAAATACTCAAACTGGAATCAATATCCTGCGACAATACAAACATTGGTATGAAAAAGAAAACGAAGTAACGATTGAAGAAAAAGAATAA
- a CDS encoding TlpA disulfide reductase family protein yields the protein MNRFNLAVLIFIGLTGVSFAQSNSKGYPFTLQGKIIGKDSGKIKLIYNRKSECIRDSATIKNGEFVFEGYISEPVKADIIGEQRNHFEGDPNFATIYLEPGNMQITLEAEKFGELKLTGSKAQEEYSELYQMKKPIVMRDAGMGIRFKSLSDSIKSITDKDLLKKLESARDELFQQHVRLPMQLAPIEKDFIIKHPNSYVSSELLWNFCIGEKIPLDSIKLLYNSLNKRIQNSIKGQIVRDNISRKEKSIIGTTAPDFKTKDLHQQTVTLSQFRAKNVVLLDFWASWCSSCRAATPFVNGLYERYHSKGLEIVAISVDKDQEKWVSAIKNGRTDMWHHVSTARSFSDKAENDTNENIADKYAANGFPTYVLIDKEGKIVGRWLGLSKEELEAKLSELLK from the coding sequence ATGAATAGATTTAATTTGGCCGTTTTAATTTTTATTGGTTTGACAGGGGTTTCATTTGCTCAGTCAAACAGCAAGGGGTACCCCTTTACGCTACAGGGAAAAATCATAGGGAAAGATTCCGGAAAAATCAAGCTGATATATAATAGAAAGTCTGAGTGTATTCGTGATTCAGCTACCATAAAAAATGGAGAGTTTGTTTTTGAGGGATATATTTCGGAACCCGTAAAGGCCGACATTATTGGAGAGCAACGAAATCACTTTGAAGGAGATCCAAATTTTGCAACAATATATCTGGAACCTGGAAATATGCAAATAACTCTCGAAGCTGAAAAATTTGGAGAACTTAAGCTGACCGGTTCTAAAGCTCAGGAGGAATACTCCGAATTATACCAGATGAAGAAACCAATAGTAATGCGTGATGCGGGAATGGGTATAAGATTTAAAAGTCTTAGTGATAGCATAAAAAGTATAACGGATAAAGATTTACTGAAAAAGCTGGAGAGTGCTCGTGACGAATTGTTTCAACAGCATGTTCGGCTACCAATGCAATTAGCGCCAATAGAAAAAGACTTTATTATCAAGCATCCAAACTCCTATGTCTCTTCCGAACTACTGTGGAATTTTTGCATCGGTGAGAAAATACCTCTTGATTCGATAAAATTGCTATACAATAGTTTGAATAAAAGGATTCAGAATAGCATTAAGGGACAAATAGTAAGAGACAATATATCGAGAAAGGAAAAAAGCATTATTGGCACTACAGCACCAGACTTTAAGACTAAAGACTTACACCAACAAACCGTGACTCTTTCTCAGTTTAGAGCGAAAAACGTTGTTCTGCTTGATTTTTGGGCTAGCTGGTGCAGCAGCTGTAGAGCGGCAACGCCTTTTGTGAATGGGCTGTATGAAAGATATCATTCCAAAGGCTTGGAAATTGTTGCTATTAGTGTTGATAAGGATCAGGAGAAATGGGTATCTGCAATTAAAAATGGTAGAACTGATATGTGGCACCACGTATCCACAGCAAGAAGTTTCTCTGATAAAGCGGAGAATGACACTAATGAAAACATTGCAGATAAGTATGCTGCAAATGGCTTCCCGACATATGTATTAATCGATAAGGAAGGTAAGATTGTTGGGCGATGGCTTGGATTGAGTAAAGAAGAGCTTGAGGCAAAACTTTCAGAACTTTTAAAGTGA
- a CDS encoding DUF362 domain-containing protein, translated as MAIRKSYLLLLVLGLLLVGNKSYSQADKDSSVVYFTEDISPAGVMKVFQHVKDRVKGNVGIKVHFGEDGNDYFVPATMVEPLCKVLNATLIETNVAYKGRRSKTATHIELAHDHGFTFAPIDILDEGGTLSLPITGGTRFKTALIGKNIEKYETIIYFTHFKGHGAAGFGGCIKNVSMGMAVPKGKRAMHFNNFPKADSSKCIGCGDCVNDCPVNAITLNPLKIDKEKCIGCGKCISTCHNGAITKPDDEEQTKRFLEGLVEYAKPVVEMKNSIYFNIVINVSPSCDCMGNPGKPFIPNIGILVSTDIVAIEAAAHDLVDKAHHCNDAFLKVNSVSGKRQIEYAYQLGMGNLKYKLVNIDR; from the coding sequence ATGGCTATTCGAAAATCGTATTTGCTGCTCCTTGTTTTGGGGCTTCTGCTTGTGGGGAACAAATCGTACTCGCAAGCCGATAAGGATTCGTCGGTAGTTTACTTTACCGAGGATATATCGCCCGCCGGGGTTATGAAGGTATTTCAGCATGTAAAAGATCGTGTAAAAGGCAACGTGGGTATAAAGGTGCACTTCGGCGAAGATGGGAACGATTACTTTGTGCCAGCAACGATGGTTGAGCCGCTTTGCAAGGTTCTAAATGCTACCCTTATCGAAACAAACGTTGCCTACAAAGGTCGTCGTAGTAAGACGGCTACCCATATAGAGCTTGCGCACGACCATGGATTTACGTTTGCGCCAATCGATATCCTAGATGAGGGAGGAACCTTAAGCTTACCCATTACGGGAGGAACCCGCTTTAAAACAGCATTGATCGGAAAGAATATTGAGAAGTACGAAACCATAATATACTTTACTCACTTTAAGGGCCATGGGGCTGCAGGCTTTGGTGGTTGTATCAAAAATGTGTCGATGGGAATGGCAGTCCCGAAAGGAAAGCGAGCAATGCACTTCAACAACTTTCCTAAAGCAGACAGCAGCAAGTGTATTGGCTGCGGCGATTGTGTTAACGACTGTCCTGTGAATGCTATTACCCTAAACCCGCTGAAGATTGATAAGGAGAAGTGCATCGGGTGCGGCAAGTGCATCTCAACCTGCCATAACGGGGCCATTACCAAGCCCGATGATGAGGAGCAAACAAAGCGCTTCCTCGAAGGGTTGGTAGAGTACGCCAAGCCGGTAGTGGAGATGAAAAACTCCATCTACTTCAATATCGTAATCAACGTATCTCCAAGTTGCGACTGCATGGGCAATCCTGGAAAGCCCTTCATTCCCAATATCGGTATTTTGGTATCTACGGATATTGTTGCCATCGAAGCCGCTGCTCACGATCTTGTAGACAAGGCGCATCATTGCAACGACGCCTTCCTAAAGGTTAACTCGGTAAGCGGAAAGCGTCAAATCGAATATGCCTACCAATTGGGAATGGGGAATTTGAAGTATAAATTGGTTAATATTGATAGGTGA
- a CDS encoding carbohydrate-binding domain-containing protein has translation MKTRLFVVLIMACLLSAFSCSKGSGDDEIIPGGGNGSVNASDIDNNFQCNSKSVSYPNSVVITFDSSTGTAVVANAMSANGVTATVKNGYVTVVSTTSSEVNYVVSGTINGGGVKIYSDADFNLILNGTNIVSSDGSAINIQSKKKANITLLDGTNNRLIDGTTYSDNSEDMKGTLFSEGAIAITGQGTLYTKSNAKHAICSDDDITITSGTITVASSAKDAIHGKGVKVAGGALVLTASSDCIESEDGSFEMSSGSLVANAVGKGGKGIKADTDISITGGTVTIKATGDAYYDSDDKDISSPACIHCSSNLTISGTANINLSATGKAGKGISVDGTLDIKGGVLSVSTTGASFVYSNTLDSSAKAIKADGVITISAGNITVSTTQDGSEGIESKSKIYINGGNIEITAYDDCINATSYIEINGGTIFCSASNNDGIDSNGTITINGGTVVSYGTNVPEEGLDCDSNTFKITGGTVIGIGGASSTPTASVCTQRCLLYGTSGSTISNYLRVEDGSGNEVLTFKLGRTYSNNLTFCISSPKLQASTTYQIYTGGSVSGGTDFHGLLTGATYTKGSSLTSFTTSSMVTTVGSTGGGPGGGPGGPGGPGGF, from the coding sequence ATGAAAACACGGCTATTTGTAGTTTTAATCATGGCTTGCTTGCTTTCAGCATTCTCCTGCTCGAAGGGTAGTGGTGATGACGAGATTATTCCTGGAGGCGGGAATGGAAGCGTTAATGCTTCCGATATTGATAACAACTTTCAGTGCAACTCTAAGAGTGTGAGTTACCCTAACTCGGTGGTTATAACCTTCGACTCGTCAACAGGAACGGCGGTTGTTGCCAATGCAATGTCGGCTAACGGGGTTACCGCTACTGTAAAGAATGGTTATGTTACCGTGGTATCCACAACCTCGTCGGAGGTGAACTATGTGGTATCGGGTACCATCAACGGTGGCGGCGTAAAGATCTATAGTGATGCCGACTTTAACCTTATTCTTAATGGGACCAACATTGTTAGCTCCGATGGTAGCGCCATCAACATCCAGTCGAAAAAGAAGGCGAATATCACCCTGCTAGATGGAACAAACAACCGTCTAATCGATGGCACCACCTACTCCGATAATAGCGAGGATATGAAGGGAACGCTCTTCAGCGAAGGTGCTATTGCCATTACAGGTCAAGGAACGCTTTATACAAAGAGCAATGCTAAGCATGCCATTTGTAGCGATGACGACATTACAATCACTTCGGGAACTATCACGGTTGCTTCCTCAGCAAAAGATGCCATACACGGTAAGGGCGTAAAGGTTGCAGGTGGAGCCTTGGTGCTTACAGCTTCTAGCGATTGTATAGAGTCGGAGGATGGCAGTTTCGAAATGAGCAGCGGCTCGCTTGTTGCTAATGCTGTAGGCAAGGGGGGTAAAGGCATAAAGGCAGATACCGATATTAGCATTACAGGTGGAACTGTCACCATAAAGGCAACCGGCGATGCCTACTACGACTCCGACGATAAGGATATTTCATCTCCTGCATGTATTCATTGTAGCAGTAACCTCACCATTTCGGGAACTGCCAATATTAATCTAAGCGCTACAGGTAAGGCTGGTAAGGGAATTAGTGTTGATGGTACGTTGGATATCAAGGGAGGAGTTTTAAGTGTTTCGACAACAGGTGCTTCGTTTGTTTACAGCAATACGCTTGACTCTTCGGCTAAGGCAATAAAGGCAGATGGAGTTATTACTATATCAGCAGGCAATATTACGGTAAGCACCACCCAGGATGGTTCGGAAGGAATTGAGAGCAAGAGCAAGATATACATTAACGGTGGCAATATAGAAATTACCGCTTACGACGATTGCATAAATGCTACCAGCTACATCGAAATTAATGGAGGTACCATATTCTGCAGCGCTTCCAATAACGACGGTATCGATTCGAATGGAACGATTACCATCAATGGGGGAACTGTTGTTTCGTATGGAACGAACGTTCCAGAAGAGGGCTTAGATTGCGATAGCAATACCTTTAAGATTACAGGAGGAACTGTAATTGGAATAGGTGGAGCCTCTAGTACTCCAACCGCATCGGTTTGCACGCAACGATGTCTGCTCTATGGAACATCAGGGAGCACAATAAGTAATTACTTGCGAGTAGAAGATGGCTCGGGTAACGAGGTTCTTACCTTTAAGTTGGGACGAACCTATAGCAACAACCTTACCTTCTGCATCTCTTCGCCCAAGCTACAGGCTTCTACTACCTATCAAATCTATACGGGTGGAAGTGTAAGTGGAGGTACCGATTTCCATGGTTTATTAACAGGTGCTACATACACAAAGGGTAGCTCTCTTACTTCATTTACAACCTCTAGTATGGTAACAACAGTTGGCTCTACTGGCGGTGGTCCTGGAGGAGGGCCTGGAGGACCTGGTGGCCCCGGAGGTTTTTAG
- a CDS encoding polyphosphate polymerase domain-containing protein, whose product MNTQQFAPISLCEMQDVRLMNRVDTKYALCSAQLNDILANLSDSYRIQTIDEVMVASYRTVYLDTPLLDMYMLHHNGKKERQKVRLREYVDSDLAWFEIKQKNNHGRTNKKRIQLASFNVYATRESEELIRSNSQYALNDLLPQLGNSFKRITLVNYALTERVTIDTGICFDNFRTGIHSDLGSLSVVEVKQSGASYSAIKEEFFNRRIHPLNLSKYCIGTVLTDHQIKSNRFKTKLNALSKIAN is encoded by the coding sequence ATGAATACACAGCAATTTGCCCCTATTTCGTTGTGCGAGATGCAGGATGTAAGGCTTATGAACAGGGTGGATACCAAGTATGCACTCTGTTCTGCCCAACTCAACGACATTCTTGCCAACCTATCTGATAGCTATAGGATACAGACTATTGATGAGGTTATGGTTGCTAGCTATCGAACCGTATACTTAGATACACCTTTGCTCGATATGTATATGCTTCACCATAACGGCAAGAAGGAAAGGCAAAAGGTACGTCTAAGAGAGTATGTAGATTCCGATTTGGCGTGGTTCGAAATCAAGCAGAAGAATAACCACGGACGTACTAATAAAAAGCGTATTCAGTTAGCCTCTTTCAATGTTTATGCAACACGCGAATCGGAGGAGCTTATTAGAAGCAACTCGCAGTATGCGCTAAACGATCTTTTACCGCAGTTGGGTAACTCCTTTAAGCGGATTACGCTTGTAAACTATGCACTAACCGAAAGGGTTACAATCGACACTGGCATTTGCTTTGATAACTTCCGTACAGGAATACATTCCGATTTGGGATCGCTGTCGGTGGTAGAGGTCAAGCAATCGGGCGCTAGCTATTCGGCAATAAAGGAGGAGTTCTTTAATCGGAGAATTCATCCGTTGAATCTTAGCAAGTACTGTATAGGTACGGTATTAACCGACCATCAGATTAAAAGCAATCGCTTTAAGACAAAGCTAAATGCCTTAAGCAAGATTGCAAATTAG